The genomic interval TAATAGGGTCAGAACGGGTTCAGGACCCGCTGTGGTTGAATGGCTTGAGCGACGTGAGCCGGGAGTCGCCGAACGCCTGGGCATATTTGCCACAGGAAAGGGACGTATCGGTGTTAGGCCTCGCTCTGTTCAGCTGGCCGAGGCCGCTCCAGCGCTGTCGTTTACAGAACGAGCCGCCTCGCATGTAGCATCTTTAGCCAGCGAAGGCGCTTTCAGCCCGGCTATTAATCCCGACCGATCAAGTTGGAAATTTGGAACCCATGACTACCGTAAGATTCGGGGTAAACACCCGGCCAAAGAGGCCAGTAACCCGAGTGGCACGCCCGATTCACGACTGGCAGCACTTTTGGCCACTCCGTATCTGGACCATGCAACTCTCGATATCGTAACCTGGAATGACGACACAGATAACATGGGCACTAACCGTGACGTGGCCACCGACAAGGAATTCATGGCATCCCTGACAACTCATTTACCGGGAGCCGAACGAAGCTCCCTCGAGCACACCCCAGACGAAGCGCCGGGAAGACGAGCTCTGCAGTACCAGCTCAGCGCCATTACATTTGAAGATCGGATATTACCTGTCCTGAGGCGTTGGCAGCCAAGCATGGATATTGTCACGGGCCGGGTTCCTATGGCGATCGATGGAGAGACACATGGTGCAATCCGCCGACTTCAGACCGAGCGATGCGACTTCTATCTACTCGATCCTGACGATGCAGAAGCAGTTGGTTATCTTGTAGATGACGAAGCATGGCAGACAGAACCAGATGGCATCATTGTAGACGGGAGCTACGCCTCAGAGTTAATCGATAGCTTGGATACCACGGTCGTCCACACGGCTTCAGTCTTAACCGCCCACCAGAGTTGGCTGGTCGATCCACGCGTAATCACTCAGCCGCCCACCAGTTGATAAGAGATTGACAAGAGTGTATAATTAGGTTTTTACATATATCGTATGTACATGAGTACCGAAGAGATCCTCAACAAGCTAGTAAGCTATAAAACGGTGTCCGGCAACTTCGCCGAGACCATCGAGCTTTTGGACTTCGCTGACAACCTTCTGACCGACTGCGGCTTTCATGTAACGCGGTTTGTGACGAAGGGCTACCCGAGTCTCCTAGCCAGCACCCACAAAAGCAACCTTAAGACCCCTCGTATCTGTCTTGCTTCGCACGTCGATGTCGTCAAAGCGACAGATGATTTATTTAAGGTCAAACGGACGAAAGAGAAGCTCTCAGGTAGAGGCGTCTTTGATATGAAGTTCGCGCTAGCCGCGTATCTAAACTTTGTCCAGCAGATCAGCAGTCACGTCCAAGATTATGACCTTGGCATCATGATTACCAGCGACGAGGAGATCGGCGGGGCCAACGGCGTCCGCTGGTTGATCGACGACTATGGTTATCGTCCGACGTTTACGATCTTGCCCGATCATGGTAACCACGATTTCTGGAACATAGAAAAGTCGTCCAGGGGGATCATAGACCTGCGTGTTGTCGCCAAGGGCAAGTCTGGTCACTCGTCTCGTGCTTGGGAGGGTGAAAATGCCATCACCAAACTGGGTAAGTACCTGTACCACCTTAACGAGGCAAACTTTAAGTATCAGGGGCCCACGACATCAACCTTCAGTATCAACCAAATCAAGGGCGGTCTAGCTCCAACCCTGACTCAAGTGCCAGACTACGCTGAAGCGTATCTGGACTTTCGCTTTAAAGATCAGGCAGATCGAGATCTTCTCATGGCTGAGATTCACCGCCTGGCGAAAATGTACGATGTGATTATCGACGAGGTTTTGGTTGACGGCCCGGTTCATACGGTTGACCTTAAAAACCCCTTTGTAAGAGAGCTCACCGGGACCATTGAAGAGGTGACGAGGACCAAGATCGGCTATGTCGACGCCTATGGGACAACAGATGCCCGCTACTTTGACAATCACGCCCTACAGTGCGTCGTGCCAGGCCTGCCCGGTGGTGGCCACCACGGAGATGATGAATGGATCGATCGTAAGGCCATCAAGCAGTTTGATGAGGTCCTTCGCCAGTACATTGAGAAGGTGGCTCGATACGACACACCTTTCTTGACCTCTCGAGTAAAATCGACTACAATTAAGGAGTTCAGACCAGAGACAGTAGCGAGCCCAAAGCTTTAAGAATGCTACCGAGGATGAAATATATATTTTAGCCTTTTATGAGAGTCTTTGGTGTTGCGAGAACCAGAGACTTTTTTTAATACTCTGTTCAGCACGAACACCGCTTCCAGGTAAGCACCCGGTCGATACAATACCTAAAGCCCAAAAAGGAGTTAAGAACTATGGCGATTACTCGTCAAAAGAAAGAAGAACTCGTTAGTGAGCTGAATGATCTGCTCACCAATAGTAAATTAACCGTACTAGCACGTTACGAAGGCCTTAACGTAGCCCAGATGCAGGCGCTCAGGCGAGCAGCCCGCGAAAACGGCACCAAGATCAAGATCGTCAAGAACCGCTTGGTTAAGGTCGCCACTCCGCAGGTAGCCCACCTAAAGGACATCGATACGTCCGTCTTCACCGGTCAGCTACTCTATGCCTTCAATGACCAGGATGAGGTTGCTCCAGCCCAAGTGCTGGCAACTTTTGCTAAGGCCAACCCAGCTCTTGAGTTTGTGGCTGGTCTGACCAACGACGGCAAACTGCTCGATCAGAGCGAGGTAGTGGCGCTAGCCAGCCTACCGACCAAGGATCAGCTCCGTGCCCAGTTGGTTGGCACTCTGTCGGCCCCATTGACCGGCTTTATGGGCGTTCTCTCTGGCAACATCCGCGGCGTTCTAAACGTCTTAAGCGCCCGGTCGGAGAGCCTCGGAGCCTAAATCCCATGGTGACACGTATTTTTGACGAACACGGCGTTGATATGCCAGGCCCGGACTCGAGAGAGGCCATGGTAGCGAATGAGGTCTACCGTGCCGAGATGCTCGGACAGGCCTTATTCCGAACAGCGTTCCGTGGTACTGCTCTTGCGCAATCTAGCAGTCCGGGGATCCTGGACTCATCGGAAGTAGGGATGGCACTTAACGCAGCCGCGAATAAACTGCGTGCAGTAGGTAGAGAAGTTCACTCCGAACTTCTTGAGCTCATGGCAGGGCCGCCCATCTACCCACGAGACGAAAGTGATAGAGCTACTATCTCAGATCAACATTAGAAGACGTCATAAGTTATTAAATTAAGGAGAATTAAGATGGCAGACGAAGAAGTCAAGCAAGAAGAGACAAAAGAAGAGGTTAAGGAAGAGAAAAGCGCCAAGGTTGAAGTTCCTAAGGAATTTGAAGGTCTGGTCAAAGAGCTCGATAAGATGAGTGCTCTTGAGATCAGCAAGTTCGTCAAGTTTCTTGAGGAATACTGGGGTGTTTCAGCTGCTGCGCCTGTAGCTGTTGCTGCAGCCCCTGCCGCCGGTGGCGGTGAGGAAGCTCAGGAAGACGCCAAGAGTGAATTCGACGTCGTTCTCAAGGACGGCGGTGCTCAGAAGGTTGCCGCCATCAAGGCAGTCAAGGAAGTCACCGGTCTTGGTCTTGGTGAGGCTAAGGCGCTCGTTGATGGTGCTCCAAAGACCATTCTTGAGAAAGTTGACAAGACTAAGGCCGACGAAGCTAAGAAGAAGCTCGAAGAGGCCGGCGCTACTGTCGACGTCAAATAGTTATCGATTCGTTACTAACACCCTTCGGTGATAGTAACTGTCGAAGACTGACTGCTACTGCTACTAGCATTCCCGCTAGTAGCAGTTCCATTATTGGAGCTTGCGTTGCCAGACTGAGTGTTCTGGTTGTTTATATTTGTCACATTTATATTGTTAGTGTTGGTGACGTTGCCAGAACAAACGTGATGTAATACTGTCGTAATCCTATTGCCAAAAAGCGAGACTGTGTTCGAGCGTAAGGCATACGCCGCTTGAC from Candidatus Saccharimonadales bacterium carries:
- the rplJ gene encoding 50S ribosomal protein L10 codes for the protein MAITRQKKEELVSELNDLLTNSKLTVLARYEGLNVAQMQALRRAARENGTKIKIVKNRLVKVATPQVAHLKDIDTSVFTGQLLYAFNDQDEVAPAQVLATFAKANPALEFVAGLTNDGKLLDQSEVVALASLPTKDQLRAQLVGTLSAPLTGFMGVLSGNIRGVLNVLSARSESLGA
- the rplL gene encoding 50S ribosomal protein L7/L12 — translated: MADEEVKQEETKEEVKEEKSAKVEVPKEFEGLVKELDKMSALEISKFVKFLEEYWGVSAAAPVAVAAAPAAGGGEEAQEDAKSEFDVVLKDGGAQKVAAIKAVKEVTGLGLGEAKALVDGAPKTILEKVDKTKADEAKKKLEEAGATVDVK
- a CDS encoding M20/M25/M40 family metallo-hydrolase, producing MSTEEILNKLVSYKTVSGNFAETIELLDFADNLLTDCGFHVTRFVTKGYPSLLASTHKSNLKTPRICLASHVDVVKATDDLFKVKRTKEKLSGRGVFDMKFALAAYLNFVQQISSHVQDYDLGIMITSDEEIGGANGVRWLIDDYGYRPTFTILPDHGNHDFWNIEKSSRGIIDLRVVAKGKSGHSSRAWEGENAITKLGKYLYHLNEANFKYQGPTTSTFSINQIKGGLAPTLTQVPDYAEAYLDFRFKDQADRDLLMAEIHRLAKMYDVIIDEVLVDGPVHTVDLKNPFVRELTGTIEEVTRTKIGYVDAYGTTDARYFDNHALQCVVPGLPGGGHHGDDEWIDRKAIKQFDEVLRQYIEKVARYDTPFLTSRVKSTTIKEFRPETVASPKL